The following are encoded together in the Flavobacterium haoranii genome:
- a CDS encoding potassium channel family protein: MKYIIFGLGNFGASLAQKLTEQGNEVIGIDSSMAKVDAFKEKISHTICMDATDEFTVSGLPLKETDIVLVAIGEDQGANIMATALLKYFEVKRLISRAINPLHEKVLQAIGVDEIVHPEEETAERWAKKLCLSNVVDSFELNDDYSIIEAKVPSDYIGKTVREVGFRREFDLLVLTIIKKVEVKSIVGKSKIETQIQGVASADNQLEADDILVLYGSNKDLQIFLKQKLR, encoded by the coding sequence ATGAAATATATCATATTCGGACTTGGAAATTTTGGAGCCTCATTGGCTCAAAAACTCACCGAACAAGGAAACGAAGTAATTGGAATTGATTCCAGTATGGCAAAAGTAGATGCCTTCAAAGAAAAAATTTCACATACGATTTGTATGGACGCAACAGATGAATTTACCGTTTCAGGGCTTCCATTAAAAGAAACAGACATTGTACTTGTTGCCATTGGAGAAGACCAAGGTGCAAATATTATGGCAACGGCACTATTGAAATATTTTGAAGTAAAAAGGTTAATCAGCCGAGCTATAAATCCACTACACGAAAAAGTTTTACAAGCTATCGGAGTAGATGAAATTGTACACCCCGAAGAAGAAACAGCCGAAAGGTGGGCTAAAAAACTTTGCCTTAGTAATGTAGTAGATTCATTTGAACTGAATGACGATTACAGCATCATTGAAGCAAAAGTTCCGAGCGACTATATTGGAAAAACAGTCCGTGAAGTCGGTTTTCGTAGAGAGTTTGATTTATTGGTGCTAACAATCATCAAAAAAGTTGAAGTGAAAAGCATTGTCGGCAAATCCAAAATTGAAACTCAAATACAAGGTGTAGCATCAGCAGACAATCAACTTGAAGCAGACGATATTTTGGTTCTCTATGGTTCAAACAAGGATTTGCAAATATTCCTAAAACAAAAATTGAGATAA